From Oncorhynchus masou masou isolate Uvic2021 chromosome 7, UVic_Omas_1.1, whole genome shotgun sequence, one genomic window encodes:
- the vps16 gene encoding vacuolar protein sorting-associated protein 16 homolog: MAFITANWNPLGEAFYRKIELYEMGWSLRDGLRECLVAAAPYGGPIALLRQPQRPSSSARPQLEIYSSSGANMASFPWKSGPVRQLGWTVCDDLLCVQEDGTVLIYDLFGAFKRHFSMGNEVAQNQVLEAKVFHSPYGTGVAIVTGASRFTLATNIDDLKLRRLPEVPGLQGAPSCWAVLTQDRQTKVLLANGADLYILDNTSCTPVTPPGLSPQACSIMNMAVSFSYKYLALFTDSGHLWMGSANLKDKLSEVDTKVRTPPKQMVWCRRPKSQQPSVVIMWDRLLLVAGECTDTIQYPLDEESVCVAELDGVRIVGGSRHELLQEVPSACQDIFKIASMAPGALLLEAHKEYEKSSQKADEYLREIKEQSVLGEAVRQCVEAAGYEHEPETQKTLLRAASFGKCFLSNYPPEPFVSMCRDLKVLNSVREYTVGIPLTHTQYKQMTVQVLIDRLVYRKLYPLAIEICRYLKTPEYQGVSRVLKHWACCKVQQKEEPDESIAHAVSVKLGEAAGISYSEIAARAYECGRTELAIKLLEFEPRSGEQVPLLLKMKRSQLALSKAIESGDTDLVYTVVTYLKNEMNRGDFFMTLRNQPVALSLYRQFCKHQEQDTLKDLFNQDDDHQELGNFYVKASYKEMKLEARLSLLQSAVDEYNKAKNEFAAKATEEEMKLLRFQRRLDEEKGEALLGLSLQETLHALLTSNFHKQAEQLYRDFRVPDKRYWWLKLTALAEKDDWEEMEKFAKSKKSPIGYLPFVEVCVKQHNKYEAKKYVSKVTPEQKVKAHLAIGDLEGAAEAAIERRSEGEISTVLSRCSPTTDRALLERLNRARSTAAKK, translated from the exons GGACCGAtcg ctcttctAAGACAGCCACAGAGGCCTTCCTCCAGCGCACGGCCCCAGCTGGAGATCTATTCCTCCTCAGGCGCGAACATGGCCAGCTtcccg TGGAAGAGTGGCCCAGTGAGACAGCTGGGTTGGACAGTGTGTGATGACCTGCTGTGTGTCCAGGAGGATGGCACTGTCCTCATCTACGACCTGTTTGGTGCCTTCAAAAGACACTTCAGCATGGGCAAT GAGGTGGCTCAAAACCAGGTGCTGGAAGCCAAGGTGTTCCACTCACCCTATGGAACTGGTGTCGCCATAGTGACGGGAGCCTCACGCTTCACCCTGGCCACGAACATTGACGACCTGAAGCTGAGGAGACTCCCGGAAGTCCcag GCCTCCAGGGGGCACCCTCCTGCTGGGCAGTGCtcactcaggacagacagaccaAAGTGCTGCTGGCCAACGGAGCTGACCTCTACATACTGGACAACACATCCTGCACCCCTGTG acccCTCCAGGCCTCTCTCCACAGGCCTGTAGCATCATGAACATGGCTGTGTCATTCAGCTATAAGTACCTGGCTCTGTTCACAGACTCAGGACACCTGTGGATGGGCTCAGCCAACCTCAAG GACAAGCTGAGTGAGGTGGACACCAAGGTGAGAACCCCGCCTAAACAGATGGTCTGGTGCAGAAGGCCAAAGAGCCAGCAGCCCTCTGTGGTCATCATGTGGGACAGGCTCCTACTGGTGGCCGGAGAGTGTACAGACACCATCCA ATACCCTCTGgatgaggagagtgtgtgtgtagcagaGCTGGATGGAGTGAGGATCGTAGGAGGGTCCAGGCATGAGCTGCTGCAGGAGGTGCCCTCGGCCTGCCAGGACATCTTTAAAATCGCCTCCATGGCTCCTGGAGCTTTACTACTGGAGGCACACAAGGAGTACGAG aagtcCAGTCAGAAGGCAGATGAGTACCTGAGAGAGATAAAGGAACAGAGTGTATTGGGGGAAGCGGTGAGACAGtgtgtggaggctgctgggtATGAACATGAACCAGAGACCCAGAAAACACTGCTCAGG gctGCGTCCTTTGGGAAGTGTTTTCTCAGTAACTACCCACCAGAGCCGTTTGTCAGTATGTGTCGAGACCTGAAAGTTCTCAACTCTGTCCGAGAGTACACTGTGGGgatccccctcacacacacacagtacaaacagATGACTGTTCAGGTCCTCATTGACAG GTTGGTGTACCGTAAGCTGTATCCCCTGGCCATTGAGATCTGTCGCTATCTGAAGACACCAGAGTACCAGGGAGTCAGCAGAGTTCTCAAACACTGGGCCTGCTGCAAG gtcCAGCAGAAAGAAGAGCCTGATGAGTCCATAGCACATGCTGTCAGTGTGAAGCTGGGTGAGGCAGCAGGAATCTCCTACTCTGAGATCGCTGCCAGAGCATATGAGTGTGGCAGGACGGAACTGGCCATCAag TTGTTGGAGTTTGAGCCTCGTTCTGGGGAGCAGGTCCCCCTTCTACTGAAGATGAAGAGGAGTCAACTGGCCCTGAGTAAAGCTATAGAGAGTGGTGACACAGACCTGGTTTACACGGTGGTGACATACCTGAAGAACGAGATGAACAGAGGAGACTTCTTCATGACGCTCAGAAACCAACCGGTAGCTCTGAGCCTCTACCGGCAG tTCTGTAAGCACCAGGAACAGGACACACTGAAGGATCTGTTCAACCAAGACGATGACCATCAGGAGCTGGGTAACTTCTACGTCAAGGCCAGTTACAAGGAGATGAAGCTGGAGGCTCGCCTGTCTCTGCTGCAGAGTGCTGTGGACGAGTACAACAAGGCCAAGAACGAGTTTGCAGCCAAG gcgacagaggaggagatgaagcTGCTACGTTTCCAGAGGCGTCTGgatgaggagaagggagaggctcTGCTGGGCCTGTCTCTCCAGGAGACTCTGCATGCCCTTCTCACCTCCAACTTCCACAAGCAGGCTGAGCAGCTCTACAGGGACTTCAGGGTGCCAGACAAAAG GTACTGGTGGCTGAAGCTGACCGCTCTGGCAGAGAAGGATGATTGGGAAGAGATGGAGAAATTTGCCAAGAGCAAGAAGTCCCCCATCGGCTATCTA cCCTTCGTGGAGGTGTGTGTGAAACAACACAATAAGTACGAGGCCAAAAAGTATGTTTCCAAGGTGACCCCAGAGCAAAAGGTCAAAGCCCACCTGGCCATAGG TGATCTGGAGGGGGCAGCCGAGGCAGctatagagaggaggagtgaaggagagatcAGCACTGTCCTGTCCCGCTGTTCTCCCACCACAGACCGAGCCCTGCTGGAGAGACTCAACCGAGCCAGATCCACTGCTGCCAAAAAGTGA
- the rgn gene encoding regucalcin isoform X1: protein MSVKVECVVKERCEIGEGPVWEEKEGTLLFVDISGQKIHRWNPATNQKETVATEKFVGCAVPRRSGGYVIGEGRSFGALDWESKSISTIAVIDEDKPNNRFNDGKVDPAGRLFAGTMAIEERPTVLELKQGSLFSLNKDHIVVKHFNQVDISNGLDWSLDHKTFYYIDSLTYTVEAFNYDINTGSISEGHTHTHTHTHINLVLHRQPCVCVGNRRMVYKMDEGEGIPDGMCIDADGRLWVACYSGGRVIQIDPQTGVRLQTVKLPVDKTTSCCFGGRDYSDLYVTSACKGMDEADMAKQPQAGCVFRITGLGAKGIPANSFTG from the exons ATGTCTGTGAAGGTGGAGTGTGTGGTGAAAGAGAGGTGTGAGATCGGAGAAGGGCCAGTGTGGGAGGAGAAAGAAGGAACTCTGCTCTTTGTGGACATATCAGGACAGAAGATCCACCGCTGGAACCCAGCAACCAATCAGAAAGAGACAGTGGCCACAG AGAAGTTTGTGGGCTGTGCGGTCCCCCGGCGGTCTGGAGGCTATGTGATCGGAGAGGGACGGAGTTTTGGAGCGCTGGACTGGGAGTCCAAGTCCATCTCCACCATCGCTGTCATCGATGAAGACAAACCTAACAACCGCTTTAATGACGGCAAGGTGGACCCTGCTGGACGCCTCTTTGCAG GTACCATGGCGATAGAGGAACGTCCTACAGTTCTAGAGCTGAAGCAGGGTTCTCTGTTCTCCCTGAACAAGGACCACATTGTAGTCAAACATTTCAATCAG gTGGACATCTCAAACGGTCTGGACTGGTCTCTGGACCACAAAACCTTCTACTACATAGACAGCCTCACCTACACTGTGGAAGCTTTCAACTATGACATCAACACCGGGAGTATCagtgagggacacacacacacacacacacacacacacataaaccttGTACTACATcgacagccctgtgtgtgtgtaggtaaccGGCGGATGGTGTATAAGATGGACGAGGGGGAGGGCATTCCTGATGGCATGTGTATTGACGCAGACGGTCGACTCTGGGTCGCCTGCTACAGTGGAGGCAGAGTGATTCAGATTGACccacagacag gGGTGCGTTTGCAGACAGTGAAGCTACCGGTGGATAAGACAACATCATGTTGTTTCGGGGGTAGAGACTATTCAGACCTGTACGTGACCTCAGCCTGTAAGGGAATGGATGAGGCAGACATGGCCAAGCAACCGCAGGCAGGATGTGTCTTtagg ATCACAGGCCTGGGTGCAAAGGGCATTCCTGCAAATTCATTCACTGGATGA
- the nabp1b gene encoding nucleic acid binding protein 1b, protein MFAIVPNDAQFLIKDIRLGLKNLNLIFIVLEMGRVTKTKDGHEVRSCKVADKSGCITLSVWDEVGGLIQPGDILRLSRGYASLWKGCLTLYTGRGGDLQKIGDFCMVFSEVPNFSEPNPEILAQANRPSKVESQNSSSVSQSSTPSVPTLTYSSNGCSPLSRNPTYGSTGQQTGQGSGGPGTDPKPTESVGNSRDPRQGLKRK, encoded by the exons ATGTTCGCCATTGTGCCAAACGATGCTCAATTCTTGATAAAAGACATAAGGTTGGGATTGAAGAATTTAAATTTAATCTTTATTGTGTTGGAAATGG GAAGGGTGACTAAAACAAAGGATGGGCATGAGGTTCGCTCCTGCAAG GTGGCTGATAAAAGTGGGTGCATCACCCTGTCTGTGTGGGACGAGGTGGGTGGACTCATCCAGCCAGGAGACATCCTCCGCCTCTCACgagg ctatgcatccctgtggaagggcTGTCTGACACTCTACACAGGCAGAGGAGGAGACCTGCAGAAGATAGGAGA tttttGCATGGTCTTCTCTGAGGTGCCAAACTTTAGTGAACCAAACCCAGAGATACTGGCCCAGGCCAACAGGCCG tctaaaGTTGAGTCCCAGAACAGTTCTTCTGTCAGTCAAAgctccaccccctcagtccccaCCCTCACATACTCTTCCAATGGATGCTCTCCGCTCTCCCGGAATCCAACCTATGGGAGCACAGGACAGCAGACTGGGCAAGGCTCCGGAGGTCCTGGCACCGACCCCAAGCCCACAGAATCTGTGGGCAACAGCAGGGACCCCCGGCAAGGACTAAAGAGGAAATGA
- the rgn gene encoding regucalcin isoform X2, with protein MSVKVECVVKERCEIGEGPVWEEKEGTLLFVDISGQKIHRWNPATNQKETVATEKFVGCAVPRRSGGYVIGEGRSFGALDWESKSISTIAVIDEDKPNNRFNDGKVDPAGRLFAGTMAIEERPTVLELKQGSLFSLNKDHIVVKHFNQVDISNGLDWSLDHKTFYYIDSLTYTVEAFNYDINTGSISNRRMVYKMDEGEGIPDGMCIDADGRLWVACYSGGRVIQIDPQTGVRLQTVKLPVDKTTSCCFGGRDYSDLYVTSACKGMDEADMAKQPQAGCVFRITGLGAKGIPANSFTG; from the exons ATGTCTGTGAAGGTGGAGTGTGTGGTGAAAGAGAGGTGTGAGATCGGAGAAGGGCCAGTGTGGGAGGAGAAAGAAGGAACTCTGCTCTTTGTGGACATATCAGGACAGAAGATCCACCGCTGGAACCCAGCAACCAATCAGAAAGAGACAGTGGCCACAG AGAAGTTTGTGGGCTGTGCGGTCCCCCGGCGGTCTGGAGGCTATGTGATCGGAGAGGGACGGAGTTTTGGAGCGCTGGACTGGGAGTCCAAGTCCATCTCCACCATCGCTGTCATCGATGAAGACAAACCTAACAACCGCTTTAATGACGGCAAGGTGGACCCTGCTGGACGCCTCTTTGCAG GTACCATGGCGATAGAGGAACGTCCTACAGTTCTAGAGCTGAAGCAGGGTTCTCTGTTCTCCCTGAACAAGGACCACATTGTAGTCAAACATTTCAATCAG gTGGACATCTCAAACGGTCTGGACTGGTCTCTGGACCACAAAACCTTCTACTACATAGACAGCCTCACCTACACTGTGGAAGCTTTCAACTATGACATCAACACCGGGAGTATCa gtaaccGGCGGATGGTGTATAAGATGGACGAGGGGGAGGGCATTCCTGATGGCATGTGTATTGACGCAGACGGTCGACTCTGGGTCGCCTGCTACAGTGGAGGCAGAGTGATTCAGATTGACccacagacag gGGTGCGTTTGCAGACAGTGAAGCTACCGGTGGATAAGACAACATCATGTTGTTTCGGGGGTAGAGACTATTCAGACCTGTACGTGACCTCAGCCTGTAAGGGAATGGATGAGGCAGACATGGCCAAGCAACCGCAGGCAGGATGTGTCTTtagg ATCACAGGCCTGGGTGCAAAGGGCATTCCTGCAAATTCATTCACTGGATGA
- the LOC135543215 gene encoding PI-PLC X domain-containing protein 1-like produces the protein MEPGDASSANADWMSQLPEELWGTPLWDLAIPGSHDSMSYCLDTHSPVLGSESFMLRFLDRLAPCIVRPCVYRWATTQARSIPDQLDAGIRFFDLRIAHKNIKNTQDFLKTHNTGDTLYFAHAIYTLQTVKEALSTMAVWLEQHQKEVVILSCSHFYLLTDSEHQALVCYITQLFKDKLCPPQETPSLSHCWDLGQQVIISYDDETILHQHKELWPKIPYWYADSADPKEVISYLEERQKAQGRAAHFFTSGLNLTEDTAVVVCNPCLTMRKLTMKSFSLLLDWVEKQTPGSNQTAVNIICGDFVGLNHFASVVIGLNKKLLKTESHR, from the exons ATGGAGCCCGGAGACGCATCGTCCGCTAACGCAGACTGGATGTCTCAACTGCCAGAGGAACTGTGGGGTACACCGCTTTGGGACCTGGCGATACCCG GGAGTCATGACAGCATGAGTTACTGCCTGGATACACACTCTCCTGTCTTGGGTTCTGAGTCGTTCATGCTGCGGTTTCTGGATCGACTGGCACCCTGCATTGTACGCCCCTGTGTCTACCGCTGGGCCACCACACAG GCGCGGAGTATTCCTGATCAGTTGGATGCTGGAATCCGGTTCTTCGATCTACGGATCGCCCATAAAAACATTAAAAATACACAAGACTTTCTAAAAACACACAACACAGGTGACACGCTGTACTTCGCACACGCGATTTATACGCTACAGACTGTAAAG gaggccCTGTCAACCATGGCTGTGTGGTTGGAGCAGCACCAGAAGGAGGTAGTGATCCTGTCCTGTTCCCACTTCTACCTGCTGACGGACTCTGAGCACCAGGCCCTGGTCTGCTACATCACTCAGCTGTTTAAAGACAAACTCTGCCCCCCACAG gagactcCCTCTCTGAGCCACTGCTGGGATCTGGGGCAGCAGGTCATCATTTCGTACGACGATGAGACGATTCTTCACCAACACAAGGAACTATGGCCTAAGATCCCTTACTG GTACGCTGACTCGGCAGACCCCAAAGAGGTAATTTCTTACCTGGAGGAGCGGCAGAAGGCCCAAGGAAGagcag CTCATTTCTTCACCTCTGGGCTGAACCTGACGGAGGATACTGCTGTGGTGGTCTGCAACCCCTGTCTGACGATGAGGAAGTTAACGATGAAGAGTTTCTCCCTGCTGCTGGACTGGGTGGAGAAGCAGACTCCTGGATCGAACCAGACCGCTGTCAACATCATCTGTGGAGACTTTGTGGGTCTGAACCACTTTGCCTCTGTGGTTATCGGGCTCAATAAGAAACTGCTGAAGACAGAGAGCCACAGATGA